The sequence below is a genomic window from Methylophilus sp. DW102.
TTGACGACGCCATAACAACAGCGGCAAACCCATCATGAGTAGCCAGGCCTGGCTTGGCTCTGGCACTGGGGTCACTGCCCAGCTGGCGACGACCAAAAACTGGTTGCTGTATATATTGTTGAGTTGCAAGCGCGAGGCCGTGCTCTGTCCGCTGAGTTCTAGCAAACCACTTGAGATTTCGCCGATATAGACTTCACCTTCACCTTGCAACACTGCCGAACCGGCATAATCGCTGTTACCAATCACCGTCAGGCCATTTCCCTCCAGCAAACTGATGCGGTCATATAATCCATTCCGTAACAGAGCATAGCGAGCAGCATCTGGCAGGTTGAGCTCTACCAAGCCGCTGCTGCTATTGCCCAGGTAATAGATAGACAGCATGGCATTATTCAAGCCAAGTAATGCACCATCCAGCGTCAATTGAGGGGCGGCACTTGTCGTGAGTGGCACGCCCAGCGCGTGGTCCAGTTGCGCAGCGAAATCATGCTCATTGCTGCCGCTGGCAATCAGCGATAATGCCGCCAGCGACAGGGCTGCATTGTCACTGGTCAGGTCTTCGCTGCTGAAGCCAGCCGTTGAGCGTCCCAGAGAGGGGTCCACGGTTGCGGTGACGTTCCATAGCTGACGCATGAGATCGAAGGGTGAGTTGAACATGGTAGGGTCCGTCGCGCCTGCATTGAGCAAAATGGTGCTGTCTCTGGCGGCTGCGAGCAGTGTTTGTGCATCTTTTAGCTCGGGCGTGCGGGCGATTTTCAGGGTATTTGCGACTGCGACATCCGTCAGTACACTATTGCGCAGGGATTGAATATCGGTTGCGGCAGCATCCCAGCGTGCGGCTGCGACTCCGCCACCTGCCCCTGGGGTGGCGGCGAGGGCATCTGCCACATATTGGCTACGTGTTTTGGCGGTAAAGGTGGCATTCACATTGACTGTGCCGGATAAAGAGAGCCCGGCATAATTGATGCTCACACCATCCGCGGTAAACGTGGGTGCGCCACTTGCTTGCAAGCGTATGGGTTGCACCAGTGCCGCTGCACTGGTGGTTGAGTTTGAGAGCGGAGAGAGAAATTTTAACGTGCTATAGACTTCGTCGCGGGTACAGGAAAGCGCGGTTGCACGGCAAAACCAGGTGGCATCGAGGTTGAGTGACTCGGTGGTGGTCAGTAGGCCGCCGCTTAATGTGGCGCCGGCTTCTATCCGCGTCAGTGTGCGTTGGGTATCTGGCAATACTGAAACCCCAGGGTCATTCAGTGAAATAAATTGATTACCTCTTAGTTCAATCGTCATGCTGCCGCTACTGAACGTTCCAAGTCGGGTGCTCAAAAACCGCGCATTGGCAATAGTTGGGTCCAAGGTCAACAGCTTGTCAATCTGGTTGCTGTAAGTGGTGATATCCACGCCATCGACAGACACCGAGGTGGTTCTGTTCATGATGGCAATCTCGTTAAAGGATAGCCGCATGTTAGTTGCGATTTCTGTGGCGAGGGCCTGCAAAGGCAGGCAAGCAGCCAACACAATGATGGCGGCAGATGGTTTAGCGTAGCGCTGCAAGGTCAACATGACAAACCCTTTGCCCTGGTTGGGCACGAGATTAAGAATGTCCCTAGACTAGTGCAATCACCCGAAAAAAGGCACCCCCAGTTCAGGGGGTGCCATCACAGCTACTCAAAGGGTGAAACAGTCGTTTTTATTTTTTACTAGGATTTTGGCGCGTGACAGCGCCTTTATTCTGTAGTCGATTTGCGCGTGCGCCTGTATCCAGCCACGCCCAGCAAGCCCAGACTGAGCATGAGCGCCGAGGTGGGCTCTGGCACACTGCTCACCATTTGCCCATACTGGATATGATCCACTTCAATGCCGCCCCCGGTGCCTATGGTGATTGATTTTATGCCGCCGGCAAACTGCACACCAAAGAAGCGGTCATCGCCCGTGGTGCCGCCAAACGTGCCATCAGGAATGCCCGTATAGGACTGTGAACCCAGTGACTGCCCCAGTGCATCTGTTGCGCTGAACGTAATGGTGCCAGAGCCATCCGTCCAGACCACACCAAAGGCTGTTGGCAGAGGGCCGCTACCCGTGTAAGTGAAGGTCACATTGCCTGAAAACCAGCTACGTCCTGCGGTGCCAAAACCATCAATGTTGCCATCATCGGCATCCACCGAGTCGGCAATGCCGGTGGGTCCATACACTGAACCGTTACTGGCACTGATAGACGCATCCAGCGATCCATCTTCCAGATTATCTAGTAGGACAGGATTGCCCCCCAGGTAAAAGCCAGCTGGGATGTCACTCGAGGATAGGTAGGGCGTGGGTCCCCAGAAGATCGCGGTACTACTCATGGCATGTGCCATATTGGCACTGGCAAATAAACAGCCAGTGAGTGCGGTCACTATTGTTAATCTGTGCATGTCTCTCTCCTCCTGATGATTGGAGTGCTCATCTTAGAGACTTTGCCATTTTGCTTGCACCCCCTGGATAGGGGGTGTTAATGGGGAGCTTGCGCGAATGCTTGCAACGGCAGTTGCAGACAGAGCTTGAGCCCGCCTGCGGACAAGGCTTCAAAGTGCACTTCACCGCCCAGCAGCGTCGCGCGTTTCTGAATATTGTTCAAACCGCGGCCTTTGTTTCTGGCCGAGTCGACGGGCAGCCCGATGCCATTGTCACTCACCGTCAGTAACAGATGCCTGTCGCTACAACGCAGGTTGACTGTGACCTGGCTTGCCTGGGCGTGGCGGATCACATTTGAAACCGCCTCGCGGATAATGCGGCCCAGGTTGAGGACTTGCGGTTGCGTCAGGAGCAGGTGGTCTTCCTTCATCTCAATTTGCCAAACCAGCTGGATATGGACATCACTCAAGCGTTTTTCGCACTCGATGCGGTAGTCCGCCATGGCATCCGTCAATGGGATATGTTCTGTCCCGGCCCGTGAAACCACATCGCGCAGGTCTTGCAGGGCAGACCTGGCAAGTTCGGCATTGTTGCTGTCTTGGGCGCGGTATACCAGGGTCAGCAGTTTTGCACCCAAGTCGTCATGCAGGTCCTGGTAAATCCGCTCGCGCTCCTCCAGTGAGGCCTGCTCTTTGAGAATGGACTGCAATTGCTGAAAGTTTTGATTCAGCTCTTCATGCTTGGAAACCACGCGTTGTTCGAGTTGCTGATTCAGTTGCTCGTAATCATTGAGGGCCCCCACATACCTTGAAGTCATCATGAGCCCGACAATCAAAAACAGCACGGGGGCCGAGAATTGCATCAGATATTCCTCATTGCTCACCCAGTGGTTGAGTGCAGCAATATTGGTGTGTATCAACCAGTCATGAAAGGCAAATAGCAGGATCAAACTCAAGGTCAGCAACAGTAAGTTGGCGTCCTTGTTGCGGTGCAAAATGCCTTCTTTTGCCAGCAAGCAGAGGCCGAACACCACTACACCCATGGTCACCAGGTGCCATACATCGGTGACGTCAGTAAAGTAAGTATCGGGAGTGCACAACAAAGTCAGCGGTGACAGGATGAGAATCGCCCACAGTAACTGATTGAAGCGCTTGAGACGGATGCCGACAAAATCGAGCAGTGAGATCAGCCACAAGGTGGCAATCGCCTGAAAACTTGCATTCACAAACAACTCCCATTGCGGCGTCGGCAAGGGCGCTGTGATGATGTAAAAATTGAGGGATTGCAGTGCCCAGACAAAGGCTGCCAGTCCAAACAGGCCGTAAGCCGTATCCTGCTTTCTGCGCCACCAAAGGCTCAGCATCAGCAGCCCGATACCGACAATCAATAAACTGGACGTCTGGTTCAGGGTGATGCGGATAAATTTGGCTTCTTCAAAGCGCGGCTGCAGATGCTCCAAGGTATCTATTTGCGGCGGAGCGAGCATGCCTTGAGAGTGTGTGGGGGCAATGACTCTTACGAGTAACAGATTGTCGCGGGGCTTGAGCAGGTGGGGCGGGATGGCAAATAACAAGGGGCGGTTCCAGTGCCTGGCGACGGGTTCTTCAAACGCACCCCCAG
It includes:
- a CDS encoding PEP-CTERM sorting domain-containing protein, whose protein sequence is MHRLTIVTALTGCLFASANMAHAMSSTAIFWGPTPYLSSSDIPAGFYLGGNPVLLDNLEDGSLDASISASNGSVYGPTGIADSVDADDGNIDGFGTAGRSWFSGNVTFTYTGSGPLPTAFGVVWTDGSGTITFSATDALGQSLGSQSYTGIPDGTFGGTTGDDRFFGVQFAGGIKSITIGTGGGIEVDHIQYGQMVSSVPEPTSALMLSLGLLGVAGYRRTRKSTTE
- a CDS encoding ATP-binding protein codes for the protein MHALLRPLRDSCIFLWLLLASLSTFASPEATSNALVSMTQGEFVQSAVTQPPGDQADWQAASLPDIWKISHPTAEGIGWYRFRFDYPTLSQKALYGLYLSRLSLNAEAFLNGEKIGSGGAFEEPVARHWNRPLLFAIPPHLLKPRDNLLLVRVIAPTHSQGMLAPPQIDTLEHLQPRFEEAKFIRITLNQTSSLLIVGIGLLMLSLWWRRKQDTAYGLFGLAAFVWALQSLNFYIITAPLPTPQWELFVNASFQAIATLWLISLLDFVGIRLKRFNQLLWAILILSPLTLLCTPDTYFTDVTDVWHLVTMGVVVFGLCLLAKEGILHRNKDANLLLLTLSLILLFAFHDWLIHTNIAALNHWVSNEEYLMQFSAPVLFLIVGLMMTSRYVGALNDYEQLNQQLEQRVVSKHEELNQNFQQLQSILKEQASLEERERIYQDLHDDLGAKLLTLVYRAQDSNNAELARSALQDLRDVVSRAGTEHIPLTDAMADYRIECEKRLSDVHIQLVWQIEMKEDHLLLTQPQVLNLGRIIREAVSNVIRHAQASQVTVNLRCSDRHLLLTVSDNGIGLPVDSARNKGRGLNNIQKRATLLGGEVHFEALSAGGLKLCLQLPLQAFAQAPH